A stretch of the Sulfurospirillum sp. UCH001 genome encodes the following:
- a CDS encoding GspE/PulE family protein, translating into MGDITTTLLTYLIHNRIIDENSAAKIKEETKQNNHKVLGEILLENNFFTKEDLLILVIEFFKKGYLSLEDVNTNFAIDNEKFLQALAKNLNYEYLDLDSIDIDYRLASKLPFAQLKKYKALPIREDEINIFVALKDPMDINAQEGVQRIFPRKLLKVIIAEPTQIDKYLVKMELGESIKGLIGEIRKEITSSAAENPQESSGILKLIEIILKTSILARASDIHIEPTENNCIVRSRIDGMLTETFIFDKDIYPPLASRMKLLSNMDIAEKRKPQDGRFSATILGREYDFRISALPTINGESIVIRILDKSKVMIKIEDLGMQPATYAKFAQAMRTPYGIIFVTGPTGSGKTTTLYAALNAIKSVQSKIITVEDPVEYQLTLTQQVQVNEKANLTFASALRSILRQDPDIIMIGEVRDTETLRIAVQAALTGHLVFSTLHTNDAISAVTRVVDMGIEPYLISGSLIAIEAQRLVRKLCPYCKTKYTLPKTAYDEIKDMLPENYQFYKNNGCEKCSQTGYLGREMISEILPVSEKISSMIAQGASKSDIKEQAIKEGFIDMYQDGITRAANGITSLDEIARVAKG; encoded by the coding sequence ATGGGCGATATTACAACAACATTATTAACATACCTTATTCATAACCGTATTATCGACGAAAATAGTGCTGCTAAAATAAAAGAAGAGACAAAACAAAACAACCATAAAGTTTTGGGTGAAATTTTACTAGAAAATAACTTTTTTACTAAAGAAGATTTGCTTATTTTAGTGATTGAATTTTTTAAAAAAGGTTATCTTAGTTTAGAAGATGTCAATACCAATTTTGCTATTGACAATGAAAAATTTTTACAAGCCCTTGCAAAAAACCTTAATTATGAATATCTCGATTTAGACTCTATTGATATAGACTACCGTTTAGCCTCAAAGCTTCCTTTTGCTCAACTAAAAAAATATAAAGCACTTCCTATCCGTGAAGATGAAATTAATATTTTTGTTGCACTAAAAGATCCTATGGATATCAATGCACAAGAAGGTGTTCAAAGAATTTTCCCACGTAAACTTCTTAAAGTGATTATCGCAGAACCTACTCAAATCGATAAATATCTTGTAAAGATGGAACTTGGTGAAAGTATTAAAGGGCTTATTGGTGAAATCCGTAAGGAAATTACTTCGAGTGCCGCAGAAAATCCACAAGAATCTTCTGGTATTTTAAAACTCATTGAAATTATTTTGAAGACTTCTATTTTAGCGCGTGCTAGCGATATTCACATAGAACCAACAGAAAACAACTGTATTGTTAGAAGCCGTATCGATGGAATGTTGACGGAGACATTTATTTTTGATAAAGACATTTATCCACCACTAGCATCTCGTATGAAGCTACTTTCAAATATGGATATTGCCGAAAAACGTAAGCCACAGGATGGCCGTTTTTCAGCTACTATTTTAGGTCGAGAATATGACTTCAGGATTTCTGCATTACCGACGATCAATGGAGAATCCATCGTTATTCGTATTCTTGATAAATCAAAAGTTATGATTAAGATTGAAGATTTAGGAATGCAACCTGCTACTTATGCTAAATTTGCTCAAGCAATGCGTACTCCATACGGTATCATCTTTGTTACGGGTCCTACAGGAAGCGGTAAAACAACAACACTCTATGCGGCACTCAATGCAATTAAAAGCGTTCAAAGTAAAATTATTACCGTTGAAGATCCTGTTGAGTATCAATTAACCTTAACACAGCAAGTTCAAGTCAATGAAAAAGCGAATTTAACATTTGCATCTGCGCTTCGTTCTATTTTAAGACAAGACCCTGATATTATCATGATTGGTGAGGTCCGCGATACTGAAACACTTCGTATTGCCGTTCAAGCCGCACTTACAGGTCACTTGGTTTTTTCAACACTTCATACAAATGATGCTATTAGTGCTGTAACAAGGGTCGTAGACATGGGAATTGAACCTTATTTAATCAGTGGTTCACTTATCGCTATTGAAGCACAAAGACTCGTGCGAAAACTCTGCCCTTACTGTAAAACAAAATATACACTCCCTAAAACTGCCTATGATGAAATAAAAGATATGCTACCTGAGAATTATCAATTTTATAAAAATAATGGTTGCGAGAAATGTTCTCAGACAGGTTATTTAGGGCGTGAAATGATCTCTGAGATTTTACCAGTAAGTGAAAAAATATCAAGTATGATTGCCCAAGGTGCTTCAAAGAGTGATATTAAAGAGCAAGCTATAAAAGAAGGCTTTATCGATATGTACCAAGATGGTATAACAAGAGCAGCCAATGGAATTACTTCATTGGATGAAATTGCAAGGGTGGCAAAAGGATGA
- a CDS encoding ATP-binding protein, which yields MNSNYSDLKTIFVDGEIFDYVNLDQSAMTYDKLVQTLDKPLKLILFYGKPGTGKTFLLQKIYNDLRQKKRIIFFPRPFFEEKIFIKALYEHIFGRKSPEFSNYNEFLALLSKHITSTDQAITVLIDEAQLYPTDLIEKIRLMADSRLFKFLFTVHKTEKEDVLAKDYFQTRIWETIEIDNASQNEIKTYIEKKLLFHNRFEYLNLFKDKHYKLIAKITGGNLRTINKLMYKLFEILEYYDIHKPSLIKTNALHVKYIEMAGISLGMLHA from the coding sequence ATGAATAGCAATTATAGCGATTTAAAAACCATTTTTGTTGATGGTGAAATTTTTGATTATGTCAATTTAGATCAGTCTGCAATGACTTATGATAAATTAGTCCAGACATTAGATAAACCATTAAAATTGATTTTATTTTATGGTAAACCCGGTACTGGAAAAACGTTTTTACTCCAAAAAATCTATAATGATTTGAGACAAAAAAAGCGTATTATATTTTTTCCAAGACCTTTCTTTGAAGAAAAAATATTTATCAAAGCACTCTATGAACATATTTTTGGGAGAAAGTCTCCTGAATTTTCTAACTATAACGAATTTTTAGCTCTATTAAGCAAACATATCACTTCAACAGATCAAGCGATTACTGTTTTAATTGACGAAGCACAGCTCTATCCAACAGACCTTATTGAAAAAATTCGCCTTATGGCAGATTCACGTCTTTTCAAATTTCTCTTCACAGTACATAAAACTGAGAAAGAGGATGTATTGGCTAAAGATTATTTTCAAACGCGTATTTGGGAAACGATTGAAATCGACAATGCGTCACAAAACGAAATTAAAACATATATTGAAAAGAAACTTCTATTCCATAATCGCTTTGAGTACCTTAATCTCTTTAAAGATAAACACTACAAGCTTATTGCAAAAATTACAGGTGGCAATTTGAGAACAATCAATAAGCTTATGTATAAATTATTTGAAATTCTTGAATATTACGATATCCATAAACCATCACTAATTAAAACAAATGCTTTACATGTTAAGTATATTGAGATGGCAGGTATTAGTTTAGGAATGCTCCATGCTTAG
- the mshL gene encoding pilus (MSHA type) biogenesis protein MshL, with product MLKYFPNNIIAIAAIVMIALSPIQAAEKNKTCEYRTFNIKTNNKATGAELLAELAEVCDFSIVVKDTEAERILAKNLNGINIKNLSLDEVFQLVIQDNDLFYTYDKNYLKISALNTKSFKVDYISSIREGKAVINASVDATPIEATGTSTKNTALQSQNTISSNESFDFWKTISAELTSVLNTGGESYKAAAPIINANAGMITVTATKKQLDRVSDYIDLLKDRLHRQVLIDVSIISVALSSSNKTGVDWSKFSLNINSNALFNNSNQGTLSNSNPQTLYNSTGSSVSNNLNNLTVVNDAVFSISGLIDFLGSSGDTKVVSSPKVLTMNNQQALITVGDNINYRIPEDTTNTATTTTTLTTTYTNYSIFIGVLLNITPEISEDNEIILRINPSVSNFKYSSDDAKTTNPREIAPDTQEKKLSTVVKVKDGSTIILGGLIANTKGKEESSVPLLSSIPLLGEAFKHSADTISTNELVFVITPRIIGTKGTDKATLKDLGYSQKVYE from the coding sequence ATGTTAAAATATTTTCCAAATAACATTATTGCAATTGCAGCGATAGTAATGATCGCCCTTTCGCCCATTCAAGCTGCTGAAAAAAATAAAACATGTGAATATCGTACGTTTAATATTAAAACGAATAATAAGGCAACAGGTGCTGAACTTCTAGCCGAACTTGCAGAAGTATGTGATTTTAGCATCGTTGTTAAAGATACTGAAGCAGAAAGAATACTCGCAAAAAATTTAAACGGTATCAACATTAAAAATCTCTCTTTAGATGAAGTTTTTCAACTTGTCATTCAAGACAATGACCTCTTTTATACGTATGACAAAAATTATTTAAAAATCTCTGCATTAAATACAAAATCTTTTAAAGTTGATTACATTTCTTCAATTCGTGAAGGAAAGGCTGTTATTAATGCTTCAGTAGATGCAACACCAATAGAGGCCACTGGGACAAGCACAAAAAACACTGCATTACAAAGCCAAAATACTATTTCCTCTAATGAGTCATTTGACTTTTGGAAAACAATTTCAGCAGAATTAACCTCCGTTCTTAATACAGGAGGAGAAAGTTATAAAGCAGCAGCTCCTATTATCAATGCTAATGCAGGCATGATTACTGTGACTGCAACAAAAAAACAATTAGACAGAGTTTCTGATTATATTGATCTTCTTAAAGATAGACTCCATAGACAAGTTCTCATTGATGTTTCTATCATTTCAGTCGCTCTTAGTAGTAGTAATAAAACAGGAGTAGATTGGAGCAAGTTTTCTTTAAACATTAATAGCAATGCTTTGTTTAATAATAGTAACCAAGGTACTCTTTCAAATTCAAATCCTCAAACGCTTTATAATAGCACAGGAAGTTCAGTTTCTAATAACTTAAATAATCTAACAGTTGTTAATGATGCGGTATTTTCAATTTCTGGTCTTATAGACTTTTTAGGTTCTAGTGGAGATACAAAAGTTGTTTCAAGTCCAAAAGTTTTGACGATGAATAATCAACAAGCACTTATTACAGTAGGTGACAACATTAATTATCGTATTCCAGAAGATACAACCAATACAGCGACAACAACAACAACACTTACAACAACATATACTAATTATTCTATCTTTATTGGTGTACTTCTTAATATTACGCCTGAAATTTCTGAAGATAATGAAATTATTTTAAGGATCAACCCTTCTGTAAGTAACTTTAAATATTCATCAGACGATGCCAAAACAACTAATCCAAGAGAAATTGCACCAGATACTCAAGAGAAAAAGCTTTCAACTGTCGTCAAAGTCAAAGATGGAAGTACAATTATTTTAGGTGGACTTATCGCAAATACAAAAGGTAAAGAAGAAAGTAGCGTACCATTACTGAGCAGTATACCTCTTCTTGGTGAAGCATTCAAACATTCTGCGGATACTATTTCAACAAATGAATTAGTATTTGTCATTACACCACGTATCATTGGAACAAAGGGAACAGACAAAGCAACACTTAAAGATCTTGGTTACAGTCAAAAAGTATATGAATAG
- the era gene encoding GTPase Era yields MNEKTKTGYVAVIGRPNAGKSSLLNWLVGEKLAMVSHKANATRKRLNIIAMHENTQIIFIDTPGIHEQERLLNQFMLEEAMKAMGDCDLILFLAPASDSIQNYIDFLSLNKANIPHMVLLTKTDSVSQTALFDKITEYQTYQDKFAALIPVSVKKGISQSYLLETISKYMPEHPYLYDPEILTTERSRDIYKELIREAIFENTSDEIPYFADVIIDKVDEKDTIDNIYATIIVDKKSQKGIVIGKEGQTIKRIGSSARKLIESLSQKRVFLKLVVVVKQGWSQDKEMLKKIGYIVE; encoded by the coding sequence ATGAACGAAAAAACAAAAACAGGATACGTTGCCGTTATTGGCAGACCAAACGCTGGGAAAAGCTCACTTCTTAACTGGTTAGTTGGGGAAAAACTGGCAATGGTGTCACACAAAGCCAACGCCACTCGAAAACGCCTCAATATCATTGCTATGCATGAAAACACCCAAATTATTTTTATTGACACTCCTGGTATTCATGAGCAAGAACGCCTCTTAAATCAGTTTATGCTAGAAGAAGCGATGAAAGCAATGGGAGATTGCGATCTTATCCTGTTTTTAGCGCCAGCAAGTGATAGTATTCAAAACTATATTGACTTTTTATCGCTCAATAAAGCCAATATTCCACATATGGTTTTACTTACAAAAACAGATAGTGTTTCTCAAACGGCACTTTTTGATAAAATTACAGAATATCAAACGTATCAAGATAAATTTGCAGCACTCATTCCCGTTTCAGTAAAAAAAGGAATCTCACAATCCTATCTTTTAGAAACTATCTCAAAATATATGCCCGAACATCCATACCTTTATGACCCTGAAATTCTTACAACGGAGCGTTCTCGCGATATTTATAAAGAACTTATACGAGAAGCAATTTTTGAGAATACAAGTGATGAAATACCCTACTTTGCTGATGTAATCATCGATAAAGTCGACGAAAAAGACACAATCGATAATATTTATGCTACTATTATTGTTGATAAAAAGAGTCAAAAAGGAATTGTCATCGGCAAAGAGGGACAAACCATAAAAAGAATTGGCTCAAGTGCACGAAAATTAATTGAATCCTTGTCACAAAAACGTGTCTTTTTGAAACTCGTCGTCGTTGTCAAGCAAGGTTGGAGTCAAGATAAAGAAATGTTGAAGAAAATTGGTTATATAGTAGAATAA
- the hslU gene encoding HslU--HslV peptidase ATPase subunit, translating into MNLTPKQTVAYLDEYIIGQFNAKKAIAIALRNRYRRLKLEGEMAEEVMPKNILMIGSTGVGKTEIARRMAKMLSLPFVKVEASKYTEVGFVGRDVESMVRDLMMASINLVKAEHKEKNQEDIALHVERSIIEKLLPPLPKGVSEEKKADYEKSFEKMRQKLRDGELDELKIEVEISQNSGDLGDSSLPPEMIKVQESFIKILGSGQGNIKKEMKVKDAKEALKMEASEKLLDMEAVKSEARERAQNGGIIFIDEIDKIAVNSSQSHRSDPSKEGVQRDLLPIVEGSDVNTKYGSIKTDHILFISAGAFHLSKPSDLIPELQGRFPLRVELSSLTEEVLYQILTQPKNSLLRQYQALLKTEGVELVFEDEAIKAIAKIAQITNEKTEDIGARRLHTIIEKVLEDISYSADEHTGETLHVTKELVHAKLDAIVESEDSSRYIL; encoded by the coding sequence ATGAACTTAACACCAAAACAAACCGTTGCCTATTTAGATGAGTATATTATCGGTCAATTTAACGCAAAAAAAGCCATTGCTATTGCGCTTCGAAATCGTTATAGAAGACTGAAACTTGAAGGTGAAATGGCAGAAGAAGTCATGCCAAAAAACATTCTTATGATTGGCTCTACAGGTGTGGGTAAAACGGAGATTGCTCGCCGAATGGCAAAGATGCTCTCTTTACCTTTTGTTAAAGTTGAAGCAAGTAAATATACAGAAGTTGGCTTTGTTGGTCGTGATGTCGAGTCTATGGTGCGTGATCTTATGATGGCTTCTATCAATTTAGTGAAAGCTGAGCATAAAGAAAAAAATCAAGAAGATATTGCTTTACATGTAGAAAGATCTATCATAGAAAAATTACTTCCTCCTCTTCCAAAAGGTGTGAGTGAAGAAAAAAAAGCTGATTATGAAAAAAGTTTCGAAAAAATGCGTCAAAAACTCCGTGATGGAGAGTTGGACGAGCTTAAAATTGAAGTTGAAATTTCTCAAAACAGCGGTGATCTAGGCGATTCATCACTACCTCCTGAAATGATCAAAGTGCAAGAATCTTTCATCAAAATTTTAGGTTCTGGACAAGGTAACATCAAAAAAGAGATGAAAGTTAAAGATGCCAAAGAAGCGCTAAAAATGGAAGCAAGCGAAAAGCTCTTGGATATGGAAGCTGTAAAAAGCGAAGCAAGAGAGCGCGCTCAAAATGGTGGCATTATCTTCATCGACGAAATCGATAAAATTGCTGTAAATTCTTCACAATCCCATAGAAGTGATCCAAGCAAAGAAGGTGTACAAAGAGATCTTCTTCCTATCGTTGAAGGTAGTGATGTTAATACTAAGTATGGAAGTATCAAAACGGACCATATCCTTTTTATTTCTGCAGGTGCGTTTCATCTTAGTAAACCAAGTGATCTTATTCCTGAACTTCAAGGGCGTTTTCCTCTTCGTGTAGAATTAAGTTCTCTAACAGAAGAAGTTCTCTATCAGATATTGACACAGCCTAAAAACTCTTTACTACGCCAATATCAAGCTCTCTTAAAAACAGAAGGTGTGGAATTGGTTTTTGAAGATGAAGCCATTAAAGCAATCGCAAAAATTGCACAAATCACCAATGAAAAAACAGAAGACATTGGGGCAAGAAGACTACATACCATTATAGAAAAAGTCTTAGAAGATATTAGCTATAGCGCAGATGAACATACTGGCGAAACATTACATGTTACAAAAGAACTTGTACATGCAAAACTTGATGCCATTGTTGAGAGTGAAGATAGCAGTCGCTATATTTTATAA
- the hslV gene encoding ATP-dependent protease subunit HslV: protein MFEATTILACRGKDKAVIGGDGQVTFGNTVLKNNATKIRKLYNGKILAGFAGSTADAFNLFDMFESILEQKKGDLYKSVIEFSKEWRKDKMLRRLEAMMIVLNCEHIFILSGTGDVVEPEDGKIAAIGSGGNYAISAARALDRHASLDEEHLVKESLKIASELCIYTNDHIKTFVLER, encoded by the coding sequence ATGTTTGAAGCAACCACCATCCTAGCGTGTCGAGGTAAAGACAAGGCAGTCATTGGCGGTGATGGACAAGTCACTTTCGGCAATACAGTTCTTAAAAACAATGCTACAAAAATCCGTAAGCTCTATAATGGAAAAATTTTAGCAGGCTTTGCAGGTAGTACGGCAGATGCTTTTAATCTTTTTGATATGTTTGAAAGTATTTTAGAGCAGAAAAAAGGTGATTTATATAAATCTGTCATTGAGTTTTCAAAAGAGTGGCGTAAAGATAAAATGTTGCGCCGTCTAGAAGCGATGATGATTGTTTTAAACTGTGAACATATTTTTATTTTAAGTGGTACTGGTGATGTTGTGGAACCTGAAGATGGGAAAATTGCCGCGATTGGTAGTGGTGGAAACTATGCCATTTCTGCGGCACGTGCTCTTGATCGTCATGCTAGCTTAGATGAAGAACATCTTGTCAAAGAGAGTTTAAAAATTGCTAGTGAGCTCTGTATTTATACCAATGATCACATCAAAACATTTGTTTTAGAGAGATAA